The genomic interval CCCCACCGATTTGCAGCCGCAGTGGATGGCCTACATGTGCCGCGCCGCCGGCTGCTGCCGGGTGCGCGAGACCATATTTGAAAACCGCTTCATGCACGCCGCCGAACTTGCGCGCATGGGCGCAGACATTCGGGTGAAGGGAAACTGCGCCGCCATAAGCGGCGCGGCGCGGCTATCGGGCGCGGAGGTGATGTCGTCTGACCTGCGGGGCGGGGCCGCGCTGGCCGTGGCCGCGCTGTCCGCCGGGGGCCGTTCCGTGGTGCAGCGGGTGTACCACATAGACAGGGGCTATTTCCGGCTGGAAAACACATTTTCCGCGCTGGGCGCGGACATAAGGCGGGTGAACTTATGAACGAGAGAATGAAACTGCTGTCCTCCATAATCAGCAAACTGCGCGCGGCGCTGCCGGAAGGCGAGGCCGCGCTGTGGCAGGCCTTCATCAAAGCGATGAGCGAGGCTTTCCGCTGCGAGGCCGCCAGCTACTTCAAGGCCGATACCGAACACCGGACGCTGACGCTGCAATACGCGCTGGGCGTCTGCGCCGGAGAGGTAACCGACATGACCATAGGCTACGAGGGCGTGGTCGGCTCCGCGGCGATAAACCTCAAGCCGATAATAGCAAACGACGTCTCCAAATCCCCCGAATTCTGCGACAAGCTAGACAAGTCCACCGGCTTTCAGACAAGGGCCGTGCTGTGCGCGCCGGTTATAAACACGGGCGAGCTGATGGGCGTTATAGAGCTTATAAACCCGCAGTCCGGCTCGTTTACCGACGCGGATATGGAACTGGCAGGATTTCTGTGCCTTTCCGTGGCAAGGGCAATTTCGGAAATGCGCAATTCGCCCTGAGAACCCGCCAGGAACTTCCGCCTCCCGCCGCGCGCGGAGCGCCCGAAATTAAAAAACCGACATTAAAAGAGGCGACATTATGGGGACTGTTTATTCCGACATAAGCCGCACTGCGGGACATACGCCGCTGGTGCGCATCAACCGCCTGACGGAAAATTCCGGCGCGACCGTGCTTGCGAAGCTGGAATCGCGCAACCCGCTTTCCAGCGTCAAGGACCGCGTGGGAGTCGCAATCATAGACGATGCGGAAAAGCGCGGCCTTATAAAAAAAGACACCGCAATAATAGAGCCCACCAGCGGCAATACCGGCGTCGCGCTGGCGTTCATTTGCGCGGCGCGCGGATACCGGCTGATACTGACAATGCCAGACACCATGAGCGCCGAAAGACGGCAGATTCTCAAAATCCTCGGCGCAGAGCTTGTGCTTACCGAAGGCGCCAAAGGGATGAAGGGCGCGGTGGAAAAAGCCGAAGATCTTAACAAAGCCATCTCCGGCAGCATCATCGCCGGGCAGTTTTCAAACCCCGCCAATCCCGAAATGCACCGCAACACCACGGCGCGTGAAATCCTGGACGATACCGGCGGCAATGTGGACTATTTCGTCGCCGGAGTGGGTACCGGCGGCACGATAACGGGGGTGGGCGAGGTTTTGAAGGCGAAAAACCCGGCGGTAAAAATAGTGGCGGTGGAACCGGCGGATTCCCCTGTGCTTTCCGGCGGCAGGCCCGGCCCGCATAAAATACAGGGCATAGGGGCGGGATTTATACCCGCGGTGCTTAACCGGAAAATAATTGACGAAATCGTAACTGTAACCGCCCCGGACGCCGGCGACACCGCGCGCCGCCTGGCCCGGAAAGAAGGCATTCTCGCCGGCATTTCCGGAGGCGCGGCCATGTGGGCGGCATTGCAAATCGCGCAAAGGGAGCAGGCCCGCGGCAAAACCATAGTAACCGTGCTGCCGGACACTGGCGAGCGTTATCTTTCCACTTGGCTGTTCGGCAATGCCGCATAGCGGCTCCGGTCATTGTAAAAAAAACTGTTTCGTGGGATAATATGCCAAACGGAGGCAATTCATGACAAAATCAATCATAATGGCGGCGCTTGCCGCTTTCGCCGCGCCCGTGTGCGCGGCGGCAGGTCCTGCCGCAGGCGTCCCGGCGGCATTGAGCATAACCCGTTCCGGCATAGCTAAAACGGAAGTGTCAATGCCCGGCGCGCCGCGCGCCGCGGCCAACCCGGAGGCCGGACTGGCCTTCGCCAGAAACGTAATCACGCTCAAGGCGGCGCATGCGCCCGCCTCCGGCAAGGCCACCGTGGTAGCCAGAATAAAGTATCCCCCGCTGCGCGACGTGCATCTGACACCATCTATTGGCTTTACCGCCGCAAAAAAAACAGAGGTATACGTTTCCGGCGCGGGAGCGTCCAACTGCGTGTCCTCCGCCCATAACTGCGACGGGGTGAACAAGTATTACGTCATATTCAACACATCCGGCAGGATATTCGGCGCCAATGCCTATCATCTGGCGACTTCCGGCAGCAAAGATATCCTGTTTCCGGGAGAGACGGAGCCCTGCACGGTCAGCATCCAGCCGGACATATTCACGCCCGCAAACAGCATCGTGGACGTAACGCAGAACGGCAGTTCGCTGTTCCGCGCCACAGCCAAGCAGGTGGGAGAGGCCGTGTCCGCCAAAGGCACGCAATTGACGCTTAGCCAAAAATACGTCCTGTTCTACGGCACCGACTTGCTGGAGGACCAGTATCTGGACGTGCATTTCGCCGGCAAGGACAAGACGTCTTTCATATTCGTCCCCGCCGCCGACGCCATGAAGAACTACTTCATGCCGGAATCCGCGGTTACCCGGGAAGGCGTCACCTTCCAGGGCTTTGAAAGCGGCTATATATTCAGGAAGACTGCGGACGGGTATCTGGAAATACTCTCCCGCTGAAATGTTCCGCACGCAAAACGCAAAGCGCGCGCCCGCACGGGCGCGCGCTTTGCGTTTTGCCAGGAAACTGCAGTTGGACAGCGGAATATTCGGCGGGCGGTTCAGCATTTTCTAATTGAAT from Elusimicrobiales bacterium carries:
- a CDS encoding GAF domain-containing protein — encoded protein: MNERMKLLSSIISKLRAALPEGEAALWQAFIKAMSEAFRCEAASYFKADTEHRTLTLQYALGVCAGEVTDMTIGYEGVVGSAAINLKPIIANDVSKSPEFCDKLDKSTGFQTRAVLCAPVINTGELMGVIELINPQSGSFTDADMELAGFLCLSVARAISEMRNSP
- the cysK gene encoding cysteine synthase A, producing the protein MGTVYSDISRTAGHTPLVRINRLTENSGATVLAKLESRNPLSSVKDRVGVAIIDDAEKRGLIKKDTAIIEPTSGNTGVALAFICAARGYRLILTMPDTMSAERRQILKILGAELVLTEGAKGMKGAVEKAEDLNKAISGSIIAGQFSNPANPEMHRNTTAREILDDTGGNVDYFVAGVGTGGTITGVGEVLKAKNPAVKIVAVEPADSPVLSGGRPGPHKIQGIGAGFIPAVLNRKIIDEIVTVTAPDAGDTARRLARKEGILAGISGGAAMWAALQIAQREQARGKTIVTVLPDTGERYLSTWLFGNAA